TTGCTTTGACCCTGGTTTTGATGGTCAATTATCCGGACGTAAATGAGCAAAAAGAACGGATGAACGCTCACGCCAAGAATGCATTGTTAATGTCCGGTATCGTATTCGCAACAGGTGCATTGGTTGGTGTTATGTCCGGGACGGGAATGATTCCTGCGATGGCACAGGTACTTGTCAACATTATTCCAAATGAGTTCAGCAGGTATCTGGCGGTGTTCGTAGGTATTATCAGCATGCCTTTAAGCTTGTTGTTTGATCCGTCTTCATTCTATTTCGGCGTGCTTCCCGTCATTGCCGAAGCGGGAAAAAGCTTTGGTATACCAGCGGCCGAAATTGCAAGAGCTGCTTTTTTAGGACAGATGAATATGGGTTTTCCCATCAGTCCACTCACCGGTGGAACCTTCTTGTTAGTAGCTCTTGCGGGAGTTGGTCTCGGTGAACATCAGTTAAAAACATTTCCGTATGCCTTCCTGGTAACGATTATTATGCTTGTGGTCAGTATTGCAATTGGCGCTATATCAATATAAGATAACGGTGCTATACTACTGTTCACTGCGAATTCAAAACTTCACCGATTGCAACTTTCATGACTAGATAATTACAGGCATAATCATTGTGGAGTGCGATTCTTCCTGTTTGGCGGCGGTCAAGGCATAGCTATAATCGTAGAAAGAATATAACAGTAAGACAATGGGAAAGTTCTGTGTAGGTATGGCTACGGCAATATTGCTAAAGCACGATGAATATAAGGTAATGCTAAAGCAATGATTGTGATAAAGCGTTATAGCTAAGACAATTTATAAGACTTGTAGATATATTGTAGAAGCCCTTATAAATAATCATGTAATAAATAGTACTAGCCAATTTAGCTAGTACTATTAAGTATGTAACGAGCAGAAGGTTAAGAATATTGCCGTCAAGTGTAACAGGTGGAAGTCGTATTGCCATGGTGTTGTTAGCTAAAATAGAAGAATTAAAGTGAAATATATAGATTAACATTACTAAGGAAATTGGAAATTTTACGGAAAGTATAAAAGTGTTTGTAAAATGGTTTTAATAGTAAATGGTGGGGGGGTTGGTTATGAAAAGTATTCAAACAAAACTTACTCTAATGGTTTTGTCTATTGTTGTTGCTTCAATGTGCACGTTGGGAGGATTAAATTACTGGAGAGCAGAGAGCATAGTTAGTGATAATATCACCACTGGAATGAAAGCTTCTGCTGAAAGTAATGCGAAGGATATAAGTAACTGGTTGGAAACGCGCAAATCGGAACTGACTTTGTTAGCTGCTTTGCCTGCAATAGAAAGCGGTGTACTAGAGGATATTACTCCTATATTACAAAACCTAGCAAAGGAAAATAATGATTATCTGCTCATAAGTTATGTGGATCCACAAGGAATTGCATTTACATCGCAAGGCGCGAAACTTAATGTTGCAGAGCGTGATTATTTTCAGCAGGCAATTAGCGGCAAACCTTTTATTTCAGATCCCATGATAGGTAAATCAACTGGGCGGCCGTTGACAGTCATAGCAATACCAGTCAAGAAAGACAATCAAGTAACGGGGGTGGTTTATGGAGCTATCGATATGGGGACGATAGAAAAAAATGTATTGAATATCAAAATAGGGCAGACCGGTTATGCCTTTATTGTGCAGGGGGACGGTCTTAGAATTATTCATCCTGATAAAGAACAGGCGATGAAGTTCAATCCCTTGGCGGATACAGGCATTTCATCTGAAGAGAAGAACTTGAATGAACGCATGATTAAAGGGGAAGTGGGAATTTCTCGTTCTGTGGGCAAGGGGAATGATAAATTTGTCGCATATGCACCTATAGGCGGTGTCAATTGGTCGATAGTACTGGAAGTGCCTGTAGCAGAGATGACAGGAGTACTGTCATCTCTTACAACCATCTCATTTATAACTATTATCGCGGTGTTAATTGTATCCGGCTTATTTGTTATTTGGCTGGCGCGTCGTATTGCTAAACCTATCCAAAAATTGGAACTGGTAGCTAACCGGATCGCTGATGGTGATATTTCAGAGACTAAAGTACATATTACATCGAATGATGAGATTGGGCGACTGGGACAGAGCTTTGAGCAGATGGCACAAAATCTGCAAAGTATTATTCGGAAAATTCTCGGGGCTACCGAACAAGTGGCGGCTGCATCACAAGAATTAACCGCCAGTTCGGAGCAATCGTCTCAAGCGGCCAATCAAATTGCCACTTCAATTACTAATGTGGCTACAGGAACTAACGAGCAGATGGATGCCGCAAATGATACGACGAGGGTTGTAGAACAGATGTCGGCCAGTATTCAACAAATTGCCGCTAATGCTAATCAAGTAGCTGAACAGTCGGCCCAGGCAGCAGGAAAAGCGAAAAATGGCGACAGAGCAGTGGAGAAAGCGGTAACTCAGATGATAAAAATCGAGGAAACAGTCACTGATTCTGCTCAGGTTGTAACGAAATTGGGCGAACGCTCGAAAGAAATAGGACAAATTGTCGATACTATCTCTGGCATTGCTGGGCAAACCAATCTTTTGGCTTTAAATGCAGCTATTGAAGCTGCACGGGCGGGAGAACAAGGTAGAGGTTTTGCGGTAGTTGCCGAAGAAGTGCGCAAACTTGCTGAACAGTCTCAAGAAGCGGCTAAAAAAATCGCCGAACTTATCGGAGAAATTCAGGGAGATACTGGCCATGCTGTGATAGCGATGAACGACGGCACGCGAGAAGTAAAGCTAGGTGCTGAGGTTGTCAATATTGCCGGGGCCACCTTCCGGGAAATTGCTAATCTAGTGGCAGAAGTGTCAAGTCAGGTTAGGGAAATTTCTGCAGCTATACAGCAAATGGCTTCCGGTAGTCAACGCATTGTGGATTCGGTAAAAAAGATTGACAATCTAGGCAAAAAGTCAGCAAGCGAATCGCAAGGAGTTTCGGCAGCTGCGGAAGAACAGTTGGCTTCCATGGAGGAAATTGCATCTTCTAGCCAAGCGCTGGCCAAGTTGGCCCAAGATTTACAATCCGAGGTAAATGAATTTCGAATATAATGGATGGCAAACAAAAAAACACTTTACGCTTTGCGTAGAGTGTTTTTAGGTCTGTCTTTATTCCGTTATAGCATTAACTTTACGAGCCAGGCGGGACTTTTTACGAGCCGCGGCATTTTTATGAATAACGCCTTTGGCGACAGCTTTATCAATCGCGCTGGTAGCTTTAGTCAGGAGGGATTTTGCTTCTTCTGCTTTACCGCTTTCAATGGTTTCAAGGGTTTTGCGAGCTACCGTTTTAATGGCCGATTTTACTGAAGCATTGGCGACACGACGCTCAGCATCTGTTTTCATGCTGCGTACGGAAGATATAATTTGTGGCAAGTGATTCACCTCCTTATAATCTTGTTACCTAAAATATTTTAGCATGAGTATATAAAAAATGCAAGAGACAATTCCCAAAGTTTAGCGTAATTATCTCTGCTGTTGCGGCATAACTGTGGCTCAGGTGGGTAATGATAAAAATAAAAATGGAGTGATGGCCATGGAGTTCTTAAAACCGTTGCAAACTGATTTAGCTGTTGAAGCGAGGGAAAATATTGTCGAACAGACAAGCGCTCCCATTAGTGGCTTACATGTTGAAAATGACGAAAACGACGAAGATGTTACGATTACGAGAGTTACTATTGATTCAGACCAGGCACAGCAGATGGTCGGTAAACCTAAAGGAATTTATGTGACGGTGGAGGCGCCTGGTTTGCGTTATAAAAATACGCCATTATCAGCGAAGGTGATGAATTATGTCGCGCAAGAACTGGCTAAATTACTCCATGTATCAAGTGATGCGACGATTCTTATTGTTGGCTTAGGTAATTGGAATGTTACACCTGATGCGCTTGGGCCACGGACAATTGATAAAATTGTTGTGACGCGTCATCTTGATGACCTGTTATCACCTGAACTGAAAGGTGGGGTTCGGCGGGTTTGCGCTTTGGCACCAGGCGTTTTGGGACTTACAGGCATGGAAACGGCTGAAATTATTAAGGGGGTTGTAGCAGAAGTAAAGCCTCAGACAGTTATTGCAATTGATGCCCTTGCTGCAGCGTCAAGCAGTCGTGTTGTGACAACAATACAGCTCAGTACTACAGGGATACATCCTGGCTCAGGTGTGGGTAATAAAAGGTTTGGTCTGACGGAAGATTCTTTGGGTGTGCCTGTCATTGCCATTGGTGTTCCAACGGTTGTTCATGCTTCAACTATTGCAATGGATACGATTCATATTTTGCAGGAGCATGCCGCGTTTGCCCGCTACTTTAAAAGTCTAGAGACTTTATCTGACCAAGATCAACAGAAAGTGATTCGTCAGGTTTTACCTGATATCCTAGGGGATATGATGGTAACTCCAAAAGAAGTAGACCGGATGATTGATGACATTGCCGTTGTTGTTGCTGGGGGCATTAATCAGGCTTTACACCCCAATATTGATTATGAAAACATTCACATGTATCTCCATTAAGTAATAGGTTGCCTCCCTTGTGCATATAGATTGTATGTAAACAAAAGTGGGGGGGCCTATTTGTTGAGAAGCCAAATAAGACGGAGAAAACGTAAACCGGATATTTTTTATATTGGCTGTATCGTCATCGTTGTTCTTGCCTTCCTGTCAGGATGCGCTTATTTGTTTTGGACGAATGGCGATTCTTTAGAAGCCGTACCGGCTACTGCTGCACCTGGTGCGGGGAGTCATTCTGCCGGGGTTTTGAGCTGGCCTAAATGGAAAAATATTATGGGGCAAGGAGTGCCGGGACTCCTTGCTGTAACGCAGGAGAAGCCTTCTGTAAAAGTAACAGCAAAATTTTCTGTCGGACAAGTAGTACGTAGCGCTGTCCTGGGTTTGACTGGTGTCGATATGAAAGATATGCGTTCACTTCTTCAGGGCGAAATCCCTTTATTACTTGGTTTAAAAGGAGCAGGGCAGACTGTAAGTGCCATGGGTATGCCTGACTTTCCTAAATTTGATTTTCATATGCCTTCAAGTACCGGTACTCCACTTGTAGGCATTTATCATACGCATACGGCGGAGTCCTTTATTCCTACTTCGGGTCGCTCACACAGTCCGGGTGGGCAATTAGGCGATATTGTTAAGGTAGGCGATGATCTTGCCAAACATTTAGAACAGCAAGGCATTGGCGTGATTCATAGTGAAAATATTCATGACTATCCATCATTTATGAAGGCGTACAATTTGTCGGAAGTGACAGTGAAAAAAATGCTGAGTGACAATCCGTCACTCCAGATGCTGTTTGATATTCACCGCGATGCTGAAAAAAAAGAAAATGTTACAGCTACAGTCAATGGTTTGCAAGTCGCCCGGATTTTAATTGTCGTAGCCGTGGGACAACCTGATCTTGTTCAGCCTCATTGGCAGCAAAATCATGCCTTTGCCAAATTGATTGAAGCAAAACTGAATGAACGTTATCCAGGGGTGAGTCGTGGCATTCAAATGGTTGATTGGCGTTATAATCAGCATTTGCATCCGCGGGCATTGTTGCTTGAAGTGGGCTGTCAGGAAAGTTCGTTAGAAGAAGCCAATCGTAGTATTGAGATGCTTGGTGATGTATTAGTGGATATTATCCATGAAAATAAAGAACAATAAAGACCCCTATTGAAAGGCGGAATGGGATGGATGAATTTTGTGATTTGAAAATGATTGGGCGTGGACTTTTCCTCTTGATAGTAATGACCGTTTTTGGTGTTATGGCGGCTGAGCAGCAAATGAATCATCTCACAGAGCGCACAAATTTCGTACAGTCATTTAATGTCGTTTACAGTCAGGATGGCACGTACCTGGCCTATTTGTTTGGTGATTCCTATCGTATAGAAGAATGCTATCAAGTAGGGGCTCTTTCTAATAGTGAACGAGCGGTGTATTTGACGCTGGGTTCCAAAGTTATGATGATTCCGTTTATCTACTCTTTTTCTGCGCAGTCCTATTTTGATGAATTATATCAAGTCAGCCACGGATTGAGGCCCAAATTCTATGAAATGAAAGGCCAGTTAAAACATAGCAGTCAAACTTTACAGACTTTTTGGCAAAACTTTGGCAGACAAAGAAGGTACCCCTTGCAGTGAAAAGCTGCAAGATGATATAATTTATTGAGTAATTTATCTGTTAGCGCATGTAGGCTGCAGAGAGGAGGACGGGTGTGGACATTTCCAAGATCCGCAATTTTTCGATTATCGCTCATATTGATCATGGCAAGTCGACCCTGGCTGATCGCTTGCTAGAATATACAGGTGCCTTGTCGGCACGTGAAATGGAAAGCCAAGTACTCGATCAGATGGATTTGGAACGGGAACGAGGCATTACCATTAAAGCTCAGGCCGTGCGATTATCTTATCAGGCGAAAGATGGACAAACTTATTTGCTTAATTTAATTGATACACCAGGTCATGTGGATTTTACTTATGAAGTATCACGCAGCTTAGCGGCCTGTGAAGGGGCTCTTTTAGTTGTCGATGCCGCGCAGGGGATTGAGGCTCAGACACTCGCTAATGTCTATTTGGCTTTAGAACACGATCTGGAGATCGTGCCTGTTATTAATAAAATTGATTTGCCTAATGCCGATCCTGACAAGGTAAAGCAGGAAATTGAAGATGTGATTGGTCTGGATGCATCTGACGCGATTTTGACAAGTGCCAAATCGGGGATTGGTATTGAAGATGTTCTTGAGGCCGTTGTGGCTAGAATTCCCGCTCCGAAAGGGGAGGCGGATAAGCCCTTAAGAGCACTTGTTTTTGATTCGCATTTTGATGCTTATAAAGGCGTTATTGTTAATGTCCGCGTGTTCGACGGAACGATTCGGGCGGGTATGAAAATTCGCATGATGGCCACAGGAAAAGTATTGGAAGTGACGGAAGTCGGGATTTTTAAACCCTATATGGCGCAGGTGACAGAACTACTTCCAGGTCATGTCGGTTTTGTGGCTGCAGCGATTAAAAATGTGAAAGATGCCAGAGTCGGTGATACCATGACAGGCGAAGAATATCCGGCTGACCAGGCGCTTAAAGGCTATCGGACCATTACACCGATGGTGTATTGTGGCTTGTATCCGACGGAAAGTACGCAGTATGATGCGCTGCGCGATGCTCTGGAAAAATTACAGCTCAATGATGCGGCCCTGGTTTTTGAACCGGAAACATCCATTGCCTTAGGATTTGGTTTTCGCTGTGGTTTTTTAGGATTACTTCATATGGATGTTATTCAGGAACGCGTTGAGCGGGAGTATAATATTACGCTTATTACGACGGCACCGAGCGTGATTTATCATGTTCACCAGACAGATGGTGAAATGGTCACAGTGGATAACCCGGCACTGTTGCCGCCAGCAACAAAAATTGATTATATTGAAGAGCCCTATGTGCTTGCTAAGGTCATGGTCCCCAATGATTTTGTGGGTGCCGTCATGGAGCTTTCGCAGGATAAACGGGGCGAATTTAAAGATATGAAATATTTAGATGAAAATCGCGTCATTATTTCTTATCATTTGCCCTTAAGTGAAATTATTTATGACTATTTTGACAAATTGAAATCATCGACACGCGGATATGCCTCACTTGATTATGAATTGTCAGGCTATAAGTCCTCTAAGTTAGTGAAACTGGATATTTTACTGAATGGCGATCCTGTAGATGCCTTAAGTGTGATTGTTCACCTTGATAAGTCTACATCAAGGGGACGGCAGTTAGTCGAAAAGTTGCGTGGCATTATTCCGCGGCAAATGTTTGAAATTCCTATTCAGGCTACGATTGGCAATAAAGTCATTGCCAGGGAAACAGTTAGGGCTATGCGGAAAGATGTGCTTGCCAAATGTTATGGCGGTGATATTACGCGTAAACGTAAATTGCTTGAAAAACAAAAAGAAGGTAAAAAGCGCATGAAACAAGTTGGTAATGTTGAGGTACCCCAGGAAGCTTTTATGGCAATTTTAAAAATGGACTGATGACAGTGAAAAAATTAGGCCTTTATGTGCATATTCCCTTTTGTCAGCAGAAATGTTTTTATTGTGACTTTCCGTCTTTTGCCGGACAGGAAGCTTTTTATGCAAGCTACACTCGCGCCTTGGTTCGAGAAATTGTCGACCAAGGCGCTTGCCATTCGGCTGAGACAGTAGATACCCTCTTTATTGGTGGCGGAACACCTACGGTGTTGCCGCTACCTCTCCTTGCTGAGATTTGCCAGGTTATTTGCCAGTCTTTTCAGGTTGCTGATGATGCTGAGTGGACCATCGAGGCTAATCCAGGCACAGTGGATGCTGAAGAACTTTACCAATTGCGAAAACTGGGTATTAATCGACTGAGTTTTGGTGTCCAGTCTTTTGATGAGGGACTGCTTCGTCGCTTAGGGCGTATTCATACGGTCCAAACGGCGATATGCTCAGTAGAACAGGCTCAAGCGGCGGGATTTTCCAATCTGAGTATTGATTTAATGACAGGACTTCCCGGTCAAACGTTAGAGCAACTTCAACACACTCTTGAGGAGGCAGCAAAGTTACCGCTCCGTCATCTCTCTGTTTATGCCCTCAAGGTAGAAGAAGGAACGGCTTTTGCTGTAGACGAGCAGGCAGGACACTTACATTTGCCTGACGAAGCGCTCGACGCTGCTATGGATGATTTTGTTGTAAGTTTTTTATCGAAGCAGGGTTTTTCCCGTTATGAGATA
This genomic window from Pelorhabdus rhamnosifermentans contains:
- a CDS encoding methyl-accepting chemotaxis protein, which codes for MKSIQTKLTLMVLSIVVASMCTLGGLNYWRAESIVSDNITTGMKASAESNAKDISNWLETRKSELTLLAALPAIESGVLEDITPILQNLAKENNDYLLISYVDPQGIAFTSQGAKLNVAERDYFQQAISGKPFISDPMIGKSTGRPLTVIAIPVKKDNQVTGVVYGAIDMGTIEKNVLNIKIGQTGYAFIVQGDGLRIIHPDKEQAMKFNPLADTGISSEEKNLNERMIKGEVGISRSVGKGNDKFVAYAPIGGVNWSIVLEVPVAEMTGVLSSLTTISFITIIAVLIVSGLFVIWLARRIAKPIQKLELVANRIADGDISETKVHITSNDEIGRLGQSFEQMAQNLQSIIRKILGATEQVAAASQELTASSEQSSQAANQIATSITNVATGTNEQMDAANDTTRVVEQMSASIQQIAANANQVAEQSAQAAGKAKNGDRAVEKAVTQMIKIEETVTDSAQVVTKLGERSKEIGQIVDTISGIAGQTNLLALNAAIEAARAGEQGRGFAVVAEEVRKLAEQSQEAAKKIAELIGEIQGDTGHAVIAMNDGTREVKLGAEVVNIAGATFREIANLVAEVSSQVREISAAIQQMASGSQRIVDSVKKIDNLGKKSASESQGVSAAAEEQLASMEEIASSSQALAKLAQDLQSEVNEFRI
- the rpsT gene encoding 30S ribosomal protein S20, which codes for MPQIISSVRSMKTDAERRVANASVKSAIKTVARKTLETIESGKAEEAKSLLTKATSAIDKAVAKGVIHKNAAARKKSRLARKVNAITE
- the gpr gene encoding GPR endopeptidase produces the protein MEFLKPLQTDLAVEARENIVEQTSAPISGLHVENDENDEDVTITRVTIDSDQAQQMVGKPKGIYVTVEAPGLRYKNTPLSAKVMNYVAQELAKLLHVSSDATILIVGLGNWNVTPDALGPRTIDKIVVTRHLDDLLSPELKGGVRRVCALAPGVLGLTGMETAEIIKGVVAEVKPQTVIAIDALAAASSSRVVTTIQLSTTGIHPGSGVGNKRFGLTEDSLGVPVIAIGVPTVVHASTIAMDTIHILQEHAAFARYFKSLETLSDQDQQKVIRQVLPDILGDMMVTPKEVDRMIDDIAVVVAGGINQALHPNIDYENIHMYLH
- the spoIIP gene encoding stage II sporulation protein P, which codes for MRSQIRRRKRKPDIFYIGCIVIVVLAFLSGCAYLFWTNGDSLEAVPATAAPGAGSHSAGVLSWPKWKNIMGQGVPGLLAVTQEKPSVKVTAKFSVGQVVRSAVLGLTGVDMKDMRSLLQGEIPLLLGLKGAGQTVSAMGMPDFPKFDFHMPSSTGTPLVGIYHTHTAESFIPTSGRSHSPGGQLGDIVKVGDDLAKHLEQQGIGVIHSENIHDYPSFMKAYNLSEVTVKKMLSDNPSLQMLFDIHRDAEKKENVTATVNGLQVARILIVVAVGQPDLVQPHWQQNHAFAKLIEAKLNERYPGVSRGIQMVDWRYNQHLHPRALLLEVGCQESSLEEANRSIEMLGDVLVDIIHENKEQ
- the lepA gene encoding translation elongation factor 4 codes for the protein MDISKIRNFSIIAHIDHGKSTLADRLLEYTGALSAREMESQVLDQMDLERERGITIKAQAVRLSYQAKDGQTYLLNLIDTPGHVDFTYEVSRSLAACEGALLVVDAAQGIEAQTLANVYLALEHDLEIVPVINKIDLPNADPDKVKQEIEDVIGLDASDAILTSAKSGIGIEDVLEAVVARIPAPKGEADKPLRALVFDSHFDAYKGVIVNVRVFDGTIRAGMKIRMMATGKVLEVTEVGIFKPYMAQVTELLPGHVGFVAAAIKNVKDARVGDTMTGEEYPADQALKGYRTITPMVYCGLYPTESTQYDALRDALEKLQLNDAALVFEPETSIALGFGFRCGFLGLLHMDVIQERVEREYNITLITTAPSVIYHVHQTDGEMVTVDNPALLPPATKIDYIEEPYVLAKVMVPNDFVGAVMELSQDKRGEFKDMKYLDENRVIISYHLPLSEIIYDYFDKLKSSTRGYASLDYELSGYKSSKLVKLDILLNGDPVDALSVIVHLDKSTSRGRQLVEKLRGIIPRQMFEIPIQATIGNKVIARETVRAMRKDVLAKCYGGDITRKRKLLEKQKEGKKRMKQVGNVEVPQEAFMAILKMD
- the hemW gene encoding radical SAM family heme chaperone HemW, which translates into the protein MKKLGLYVHIPFCQQKCFYCDFPSFAGQEAFYASYTRALVREIVDQGACHSAETVDTLFIGGGTPTVLPLPLLAEICQVICQSFQVADDAEWTIEANPGTVDAEELYQLRKLGINRLSFGVQSFDEGLLRRLGRIHTVQTAICSVEQAQAAGFSNLSIDLMTGLPGQTLEQLQHTLEEAAKLPLRHLSVYALKVEEGTAFAVDEQAGHLHLPDEALDAAMDDFVVSFLSKQGFSRYEISNYAQKGFACRHNLKYWHYQPYVGLGAAAHSFLNGRRQANTPDIAAYIAAMTKGQSAVIFSETLGGAEARGEMIFLALRTTAGLLFHDYAKQFNRNFLQDYENILVNLRQQGLICQNKQGISLTNLGMKFGNVVFRTFLP